CCCGTCATATTCCTTGAGCCTATGAAGAGCTACCGAGCTGGAAGAGAAGATGTACCTGTAGAAAAGTACACCGTTGACATTGGTAAAGCGAACGTGGTCAAAAAAGGAGAAGATGTGACTCTCATTTGCTGGGGGAACATGGTGAAACCGACGATGGAAGCGGCTCAAAAAGCGGAAAAAGAAAAAGATATTCAAGCAGAAGTAATAGACCTACGTACCTTATACCCACTGGACAAGGATACCATCGTCCAGTCGGTTGAAAAAACGGGAAGAGTGGTCGTCGTACATGAAGGACATCGCACTGGTGGCGTAGGTGCAGAAATTATTGGACTTATTAATGATCATGCACTCTTTTATTTAAGATCACCGATCGAACGTGTCACAGGTTACGATGTTCATGTGCCACTATTTGCCTTGGAGGACCACTATCTCCCTTCCATTGACCGGGTTTATAAGGGAATTCAAAATGTCCTTGCGTATTAAGGGGGGAAGCGAACAATGTACGAAATGAAATTACACGATATTGGTGAGGGAATGACAGAGGGCGAAGTGGTCCAGCACCTCGTGCAGGTCGGAGACGATGTAGAAGTTGACCAGCCTGTAATGGAAGTCCAAACGGATAAAGTGTGTGCAGAGCTACCTTCTCCTGTGGCAGGGAAAGTGTCTGAGATTACGGTACAGGTGGGAGACATTGTCTCTGTCGGAAGTACCATCTTAGTGATTGATGAGGCTGCGGCAGGATCACAACAACCAGAGCAAAATACCGCTGATTCCCCACATCATATAGCTCAAGATGACCAAGATAGTCATTCCAATCATCAACCACCAGGTGACGCAGCACTCAACAGCCAGGAGCGTTTACGCAATGTGATGGCTGCACCTTATACACGTAAAGTCGCTCGAGATTACGGCATCCAAATCGAACAGATCAAAGGGACAGGACCCAAAGGGAGAATTACCCTTACAGATGTTGAACGGCATGCACACGCATCTGACTCTTCTCATTTAGAAGTGGCCAGTGCACAGGAGGCAGTATCATTACCTCTGAACGATGGGGCGCAAGTAGGGAATAATCAAAACCCATCACCTGACCATACAGTTGGGGAGACTGTACAATCTGTCCCTTCAGAAGGAAAAGTCATCCCGTTTAAGGGACGTCGCAAGCAAATTGCGAACAAAATGACACAGTCTATGTTTACAATCCCGCACGTGACACACTTTGATAAAATTGATATGACACACCTGCTAAAGATCAAGCAAGAATTTGAAGCACAAGCCACAACACAAACGACGCACAATCTTATAGAAGAAGATGTGAAACCGACTAAAATCTCTATTATGGCATTTGTTTTGAAAGCAATTGCTGTCAGTTTACAGCAACACACCATATTCAACGCCAAGTTAAACGAAGATAAAGAGGAAATATACCTCGAACCCCATGTGAATCTAGGGGTGGCGGTCGACTCGGAGGAAGGCCTCATCGTGCCTGTCATACCCGAAGTAGAATCCAAGTCTATCTTAGAAATCAATGCGCTAATGAAACAATTGACCAAAAAGGCGCAGCAGAATGAACTGTCCCCACAGGAGCTTAAAGGGGGAACCTTTACGGTCAGTAATGTTGGCCCTATTGGAAGCATGTTTGCCACCCCGATCATCAATCATCCGGAAGTAGGCTTATTGGCCTTTCACCAAATGGAAGATATGCCGGTCGTGAGGAATAATGAGATTGTGATCCGCTCAATCCTTAACTTTTCTATGTCCTTCGACCATCGAGTGGCAGATGGGGTAGCAGCCGTTCAGTTTACCAACCAGATTAAGCATTTGCTCGAGAATCCGATGCAACTGTTTGTCCATTTAAAATAGATAGAGCGGTGATGGTGCTAATTATAAAAACTGTTGGAGACATGTTTCTCCAACAGTTTTTTTTACTAAGATACGGCAACCTAGATCTTTTAGAACTAAAGGAAAGATACGCCTATACCAAGCGTTTTCCCTGTTCCACTATTCTGTAATACCGTTCGCTTTAAAGGTTTTGGCATTTTCAACGTAAGTGTCTGAGGACATTCTTAAGATCTCAAGATCCTCCTCTGTGCATTCACGAACCACTTTACCAGGGCTCCCCATCACAAAAGAATAGTCGGGTATATGCTTACCAGGTGGAATGAGGGTATTGGCAGCAATAAAACATTTTTCACCAATGGTGACACCGTCCAAGATAGTCGCCCCCATCCCGATCAAGCTTCCACTTTTTATTTTACAGCCATGTAGTATCACATTATGTCCGACAGTGACATCATTCTCAATCTCGAGGGGATAGCCTTCATAGAGATGACAAGTCGTGTTATCTTGAATGTTCGTCCGTTCACCGATCCTGATCGGTCCTTCATCTCCTCGTAATACCGCGTTAAACCACACCCCTGAATCCTTTCCAATATGAACGTCCCCAATCACTCGCGCACCTGGCGCTATGTAAACGCTGTCATGCAAGGTTGGTTTTTTTCCATTCAACTTGTAAATCATATAAATGTGCAGGCCCCTTTCATGATAAGTTGATTCATAATTAAAAATGATTTCATTGTGAAAAAAAAGATCTTAATATAGCCTTCAACTATGTTTCATTATATCATGTAAAGGATAAGAAGAGAGTATAGAATCCATGGAATAGGGAGGAGTGAAGTCAATGTCTACTGCTGAACATTATGATCTCATTATCATTGGTGCTGGAACTGTTGCTTTTGATGGCATGCGTGAAGCGAAAGCCTTAGGTGCTCAGAAAATTATGATGGTTGAAAAGGATAAACTCGGTGGCACATGCCTGAACTGGGGATGAATGCCGAAGAAGGCCTTGGTAAGGTCTTTGGAGGTTTTTAACACAGTCAAACGAGCGGACACATTCGGTGTATCGACACAAGACACGAAGCTAGAATGGAAAAAAGTGTTAGAGAGACAACGGCATATCATCGGTCAATTCGTTGATTCAAAGACACCTTATCTAAAGGAACGCAATGTAGATGTCGTTGAAGGGACAGCAACTTTTACAGACAGCCATACAATTAAAGTGGGTGAGCAGGCTTATAGTGCAGATAAATTTCTCATTGGGGTTGGTTCCAAGACGCGCGTCCTTCCGATAGAGGGATATGGTCACACGATAACAAGCCGAGACATATTTAACCTCGAGGTGCTACCCGCCTCGATGGTCATGATTGGGGGCGGTGTCATCAGCATGGAATTTGCCCATATTCTAAATGCCGCTGGTGTGGACGTGACTATTGTGCAAAGAGGGCCACATTTATTAACCCACCTTGATACCGAAAGTGCTGAATACATTGAGCGCATCTCAGAGGAAAAAGGCATGACCGTACTGACTCAAGCGACCGTCACGAGAATTGAGAATGTAGGTCATCAGAAAACAGTACATATTCAGAAAGATGGACAAGACCATCAGCTCAAAACGGATATGGTCTTCATGGGAACAGGTCGTGTCCCAAACGTTGAAGGTCTCGGACTAGAACAAGCGGGTGTGGCGTACACAGAACAAGGAATAGAAGTCAACGCGTTCCTTCAAACCAAAGCAGAGCATATCTATGCAGCAGGTGACTGTATTGGTGACTTAATGCTTACCCCCGTAGCAGCATATGAAGCCAAACTCGCCATGAGAAACGCCTATAAAGGAAACCATCAAAAAGTTGATTACGCTATTATACCGCATGCCGTATTTACCATGCCGTCTGTTTCAGGCATCGGACTCACAGAAAAACAAGCCAATGAACAAGGTATCGACTACCATGTGAACAAAATGCCCTTTAAACACAGTGGTACAGCTATTATTCTCGGGGAAAAAGCAGGATACGCCAAAATACTCACCGATAAGCAGACGCACAAGGTTATTGGCGCCCACATCGTTGGTCATAAAGCGGATGAGATGATTCACGAGTTTGCCATAGCCATGAAGGGTGAACTGACGATTCATCAAATGGCTGAACTTGTCCAAGTACACCCGACGTTGTCCGAAAACCTGATCGAACTGACATTCCAAGGCTCCCAAGATTTAAACACAGGACATGACATCTAATCTATGATAAAATAATGGCACAAACATTGTAGTAGAGAGATGACTATCCTCTAGGGGTGGTCATCTTTTATAAAGTTTAGGGAGGAATTTATCATGAAAATGATGGACGCAAATGAAATTATCTCTTTTATACAGAACAGTGAAAAATCAACACCCGTTAAAGTACATATTAAAGGTGACCTTGATAGTATTGATTTTGGGACTAACACCAAAACCTTTATTACAGGTCAAGTAGGCACATTGTTTGGAGAATGGAAGGACATCCATGAAGCGATTCAAGCGAACCAAGACAAGATAGAAGATTTTGTTGTCGAGAACGACCGTCGTAATTCTGCTATACCCCTTCTAGACATGAAAAATATTCATGCCAGAATTGAACCGGGTGCCATCATCCGCGACCAAGTTGAAATCGGAAATAACGCTGTCATCATGATGGGAGCATCCATCAACATCGGTGCTGTCATCGGTGAAGGAACCATGGTGGATATGAACGTTGTGATCGGTGGACGAGGCACGGTTGGTAATAACTGTCATATTGGCGCTGGTGCTGTGATCGCTGGGGTTATCGAACCCCCTTCCGCTTCACCCGTTGTCATCGAAGACGAAGTTGTCATCGGTGCAAACGCCGTTATTTTAGAAGGCGTGCGCGTTGGAAAAGGCTCCGTCGTGGCAGCCGGAGCAATCGTCACCGAAGATGTCCCTGAAAACGTTGTAGTCGCAGGTACACCTGCCCGCGTCATCAAAAAAATCGATGACCAAACCAAAAACAAAACAGAAATTAAAGCAGAACTTCGCCAACTCAACCAAGACTAAATCAACCTCAAGGCAAAAGGTCCTTCAAAAGGAGGGCCTTTTTTCAAATTACCAAGTTGGAAAGCAACTGGTACCTAATGAAGCCAAAGTAGCATTCTTCCTTTAAACGAAGCCATGGTGGCCCTGCGTTCTTCCTATGAGCGAAGCTCGAGAAGAAAAGGAGGGCTACCATGGAAGGTGCTAGTAACGAGCTGAGCCAAGGCAGCCCTGTTCTTCCTATGGGCGAAGCATGAGAAGAAAAGAGTGTCTATAACAGATTTCAAAGTATTGAACCATGGTAGCCCCGCGTTCTTCCTATGGGCGAAGCTCGAGAAGAAAAGGAGGGCTACCATGGAAGGTGATAAGTAACGAAAGTAAGTAACGAAAGTAAGTAACGAAAGGAGGGGCCCAACACATGAACCCTTTCATTAAAATCAGACGAGACCTACACCAAATTCCTGAACCAGGATTCCAAGAACATAAAACCCAAGCCTATCTTTTAGAGTATATACACAAACTCCCCCAGGACCACATCGAATATACGACATGGAAAACAGGCATCTTAGTGCGAGTTAGAGGAAAAGCGCCAACTCAAACGATCGGTTATCGCGCAGACATGGACGGTTTGCCCATTCGGGAAGAGACAACTTATGATTTTCCTTCCCAGCATCAAGGGATGATGCATGCCTGTGGTCATGATTTGCACATGTCAATTGCACTCGGTGTTCTCACACATTTTGCCTCAAACCCTGTTGATGACCACCTCCTCTTTATTTTTCAGCCGGCGGAAGAAGGACCTGGTGGTGCGGAACCGATGTTGTCCAGCGAAGAGTTTAGAATTTGGAAGCCCAACATAATATTTGCCTTACACATTGCACCTGAGCTACCCGTCGGTACGATTGCGACCAAGGAAGGCATTTTATTTGCCAACACGTCCGAGTTGTTTATCGATTTGCACGGGCGGGGAGGACATGCAGCTTACCCCCATTTAACGAACGATATGGTGGTGGCGGCCAGCCATCTTGTGACTCAGCTACAAACGATTGTGTCCCGCAACGTCGACCCTTTAGATTCAGCCGTGGTGACAATTGGTACGATAGAGGGTGGAACAAAACAGAACATTATTGCCGAACATGCTCGGATCGAAGGGACCATTCGCACGTTATCGATGGAAGCGATGCAAAAGGTGAAACAGCGTATTGAAACAATCGTTCATGGGCATCAACTATCTTTTCACTGTCAAATGAACATCGATTATGGCGCAAATTATTGCCAAGTATATAACGATACAACGTTATCTCGGGAGTTTATAAAATGGGCGCAGGAGCAATCTAACGTCAAGCTGATTGAGTGTAGAGAAGCTATGACAGGTGAAGATTTTGGTTACTTTCTAAAAGAGATTCCGGGCTTTATGTTCTGGCTAGGGGTTGAAACACCGTTTGGTTTACACCATGCCAAATTAGAACCTCAAGAGGAAGCGATAGACGTA
The genomic region above belongs to Caldalkalibacillus salinus and contains:
- the dapD gene encoding 2,3,4,5-tetrahydropyridine-2,6-dicarboxylate N-acetyltransferase, whose product is MKMMDANEIISFIQNSEKSTPVKVHIKGDLDSIDFGTNTKTFITGQVGTLFGEWKDIHEAIQANQDKIEDFVVENDRRNSAIPLLDMKNIHARIEPGAIIRDQVEIGNNAVIMMGASINIGAVIGEGTMVDMNVVIGGRGTVGNNCHIGAGAVIAGVIEPPSASPVVIEDEVVIGANAVILEGVRVGKGSVVAAGAIVTEDVPENVVVAGTPARVIKKIDDQTKNKTEIKAELRQLNQD
- a CDS encoding dihydrolipoyl dehydrogenase family protein — encoded protein: MPKKALVRSLEVFNTVKRADTFGVSTQDTKLEWKKVLERQRHIIGQFVDSKTPYLKERNVDVVEGTATFTDSHTIKVGEQAYSADKFLIGVGSKTRVLPIEGYGHTITSRDIFNLEVLPASMVMIGGGVISMEFAHILNAAGVDVTIVQRGPHLLTHLDTESAEYIERISEEKGMTVLTQATVTRIENVGHQKTVHIQKDGQDHQLKTDMVFMGTGRVPNVEGLGLEQAGVAYTEQGIEVNAFLQTKAEHIYAAGDCIGDLMLTPVAAYEAKLAMRNAYKGNHQKVDYAIIPHAVFTMPSVSGIGLTEKQANEQGIDYHVNKMPFKHSGTAIILGEKAGYAKILTDKQTHKVIGAHIVGHKADEMIHEFAIAMKGELTIHQMAELVQVHPTLSENLIELTFQGSQDLNTGHDI
- a CDS encoding dihydrolipoamide acetyltransferase family protein; translation: MYEMKLHDIGEGMTEGEVVQHLVQVGDDVEVDQPVMEVQTDKVCAELPSPVAGKVSEITVQVGDIVSVGSTILVIDEAAAGSQQPEQNTADSPHHIAQDDQDSHSNHQPPGDAALNSQERLRNVMAAPYTRKVARDYGIQIEQIKGTGPKGRITLTDVERHAHASDSSHLEVASAQEAVSLPLNDGAQVGNNQNPSPDHTVGETVQSVPSEGKVIPFKGRRKQIANKMTQSMFTIPHVTHFDKIDMTHLLKIKQEFEAQATTQTTHNLIEEDVKPTKISIMAFVLKAIAVSLQQHTIFNAKLNEDKEEIYLEPHVNLGVAVDSEEGLIVPVIPEVESKSILEINALMKQLTKKAQQNELSPQELKGGTFTVSNVGPIGSMFATPIINHPEVGLLAFHQMEDMPVVRNNEIVIRSILNFSMSFDHRVADGVAAVQFTNQIKHLLENPMQLFVHLK
- a CDS encoding N-acetyldiaminopimelate deacetylase, with protein sequence MNPFIKIRRDLHQIPEPGFQEHKTQAYLLEYIHKLPQDHIEYTTWKTGILVRVRGKAPTQTIGYRADMDGLPIREETTYDFPSQHQGMMHACGHDLHMSIALGVLTHFASNPVDDHLLFIFQPAEEGPGGAEPMLSSEEFRIWKPNIIFALHIAPELPVGTIATKEGILFANTSELFIDLHGRGGHAAYPHLTNDMVVAASHLVTQLQTIVSRNVDPLDSAVVTIGTIEGGTKQNIIAEHARIEGTIRTLSMEAMQKVKQRIETIVHGHQLSFHCQMNIDYGANYCQVYNDTTLSREFIKWAQEQSNVKLIECREAMTGEDFGYFLKEIPGFMFWLGVETPFGLHHAKLEPQEEAIDVAINTITEYLQWKGTST
- a CDS encoding gamma carbonic anhydrase family protein; its protein translation is MIYKLNGKKPTLHDSVYIAPGARVIGDVHIGKDSGVWFNAVLRGDEGPIRIGERTNIQDNTTCHLYEGYPLEIENDVTVGHNVILHGCKIKSGSLIGMGATILDGVTIGEKCFIAANTLIPPGKHIPDYSFVMGSPGKVVRECTEEDLEILRMSSDTYVENAKTFKANGITE